In Amphiura filiformis chromosome 2, Afil_fr2py, whole genome shotgun sequence, one DNA window encodes the following:
- the LOC140138628 gene encoding monocarboxylate transporter 12-like produces MESNRRHSHHMDSGYSWVILLCVFVVTFFHLGIVKVFGVFVPELVEQLEFDMWTVGISCSIGISLNALLGLGAGLPLVAKVVALKDYFYTKFSLANGIAFTGGALGFAIFAPLMEHFIDEYGWREAVLIYAAMNLNVCVAGILMKQPAKHLPETSKSLPKPSPKMCTNVSNDVLPSSKNLQPLSKSSHTLSNTSQPLTSASEPLSTVGQPLSKESHEHTKQRSERTCWDRFLDYFGFSVLAHYPVLTIYFIAMSLHEFVTSGWVVFLVPYSVSLGFHTHAASFLTTLGGLGALFGRLVVGSFVDGGLISGRMMFCVLASCGAIIMFVYPFTSIYWILSVVSF; encoded by the exons ATGGAATCAAATAGACGCCATAGCCACCACATGGATTCCGGCTACAGTTGGGTTATCCTGTTGTGTGTGTTTGTTGTGACGTTTTTTCATCTTGGCATTGTGAAAGTCTTTGGTGTGTTTGTACCTGAGTTAGTGGAACAATTAGAATTTGATATGTGGACGGTCGGTATAAGCTGCAGCATCGGAATTAGCTTGAATGCGCTCTTAG GTCTAGGAGCAGGACTACCTCTTGTAGCTAAAGTGGTTGCCTTAAAGGACTACTTCTACACCAAATTCAGCCTAGCAAATGGTATCGCATTTACAGGAGGAGCGCTAGGATTTGCAATATTTGCTCCTTTAATGGAACATTTTATTGACGAGTATGGATGGAGAGAAGCTGTGCTTATTTACGCTGCTATGAACCTAAATGTTTGTGTTGCAGGGATATTAATGAAACAACCTGCTAAACATTTGCCAGAAACTTCAAAATCACTACCAAAACCATCACCTAAAATGTGCACAAATGTGTCAAATGATGTATTACCTTCGTCAAAGAATTTGCAGCCTTTGTCAAAATCTTCACACACGTTGTCAAATACATCACAACCATTGACAAGTGCTTCTGAACCATTGTCAACTGTTGGACAGCCTTTGTCAAAGGAATCACACGAACATACTAAACAAAGGTCAGAAAGAACCTGTTGGGATAGATTTCTTGACTACTTCGGTTTCTCAGTGCTGGCACACTACCCCGTGTTAACTATATACTTTATCGCAATGTCATTACATGAGTTTGTTACTAGTGGATGGGTAGTGTTCTTAGTGCCATATTCAGTATCTTTAGGGTTTCATACTCACGCTGCATCGTTTCTAACAACACTGGGAGGACTTGGCGCCTTATTTGGAAGACTGGTAGTTGGATCATTTGTAGATGGTGGTCTCATCTCTGGTCGCATGATGTTTTGCGTTTTAGCAAGTTGTGGAGCAATTATTATGTTCGTTTACCCATTCACTTCCATTTACTGGATTTTAAGTGTGGTATCATTTTGA